A stretch of Myroides oncorhynchi DNA encodes these proteins:
- a CDS encoding FAD-dependent oxidoreductase gives MVKDISIVGSGLVGVVLAISLKAKGYDVTVYDKSGDIRDLDFRGKSINLALSDRGWKVLKELGIDEEVKEIAIPMSARAIHTEEGDVKYQQYSIKGDSIWAISRGGLNKDLITIAEKRGVVFKFDTPIWDIDLKEGILYTAEHERDQWVAIKTDLIFGADGAYSRVRGKMQKQSRFEYQQSYLHLGYKELRIEAEANGEHKLPKNSFHIWPRKDFMFIALANVDGSFTCTLFMPYEGEISFKTVVSDDEINSFFTTYFKNVEELIPNYLEQYKENPVNSLVTMKCFPWVSEGKVALIGDAAHAVVPFYGQGLNAGLEDVYVLNKIISESKEDDWETIFEKYQEERKPNGDAIAELSYHNFKEMSEDTADDMFLLRKKIEGKFAAQYPDLWLPLYDRVTFSTESYVSALAEGDRQARIMDQVMSLDNVNEKWDSDQVMDMIKKLL, from the coding sequence ATGGTAAAAGATATATCAATTGTAGGAAGTGGTTTAGTTGGTGTGGTTTTAGCTATTAGCTTAAAAGCAAAGGGATACGATGTTACTGTATATGATAAGAGTGGGGATATAAGAGATTTAGATTTTAGAGGAAAGTCTATTAATTTAGCTTTGTCAGATAGAGGTTGGAAGGTATTAAAAGAGCTGGGAATAGACGAAGAGGTTAAAGAGATAGCGATCCCTATGTCTGCTCGTGCAATTCATACTGAAGAAGGTGATGTGAAATATCAACAATATAGTATAAAGGGAGATTCTATTTGGGCTATTTCAAGAGGAGGATTAAATAAGGATTTGATTACAATAGCAGAGAAAAGAGGAGTTGTTTTTAAATTTGACACTCCTATATGGGATATTGATTTAAAAGAAGGTATCCTTTATACTGCCGAACATGAAAGAGATCAATGGGTGGCTATTAAAACGGATTTAATTTTCGGTGCTGATGGAGCCTATTCTAGGGTGCGTGGGAAGATGCAGAAACAAAGTCGTTTTGAATATCAGCAGTCATATTTACATTTAGGTTACAAAGAACTTAGAATAGAGGCTGAAGCTAATGGTGAACATAAGTTGCCAAAGAATTCTTTTCATATTTGGCCGCGCAAAGATTTTATGTTTATTGCATTGGCTAATGTTGACGGTTCATTTACTTGTACTTTATTTATGCCTTATGAAGGAGAGATTTCTTTTAAAACAGTTGTTAGTGATGACGAGATAAATTCATTCTTTACTACATACTTTAAAAATGTAGAGGAGTTAATACCAAATTACTTAGAACAATATAAAGAGAATCCTGTCAATTCGTTGGTTACAATGAAATGCTTCCCGTGGGTATCTGAAGGTAAAGTAGCATTAATAGGTGATGCTGCCCATGCGGTAGTTCCTTTTTATGGACAAGGACTAAATGCAGGACTAGAAGATGTCTATGTTTTAAATAAGATAATCAGTGAATCTAAAGAGGATGATTGGGAAACTATTTTTGAGAAGTATCAAGAAGAAAGGAAACCTAATGGAGATGCTATAGCAGAATTATCTTATCACAATTTTAAAGAGATGAGTGAAGATACGGCTGATGATATGTTCCTTCTTCGCAAGAAAATAGAAGGTAAATTCGCGGCTCAGTATCCTGATTTATGGTTACCTTTATATGATAGAGTGACATTTAGTACAGAAAGCTATGTATCTGCCTTAGCAGAGGGAGATAGACAGGCGCGTATTATGGATCAAGTAATGTCACTAGATAATGTTAATGAGAAGTGGGATAGTGATCAAGTAATGGATATGATTAAGAAGTTATTATAA
- a CDS encoding DUF6266 family protein, producing MSLVSTYASKFRDFVNAHCPAVYNGEKWMIGKEQMISRMMKQGITMINGLQHIAVEQTILSIGNLAPAVIRKINIMKTGKFKVQWDNSLVNAMTLDTDSLSMMLYNETLDKFVAIHNVGNRVEKYAHFSVPTEWKSGKVYFWSMWKAADGSMHSTSCFHGMIELIEEQVTENGKEVAGNGKQVAGNENQGKRNTKQEITEVLPLEQVQRIALKQCLEEVASTSNTEITTESVVPAIKEGETTPPVMHPFKEGELKKWMPPGYTRRVTKRILKGEAEVDNSTKSSKKQRLSKPSGIIEGACSVLDVPKISEELNE from the coding sequence ATGAGTCTAGTGTCTACTTATGCGAGTAAGTTTAGAGACTTTGTCAATGCGCATTGCCCTGCTGTTTACAATGGTGAAAAATGGATGATTGGTAAAGAGCAAATGATCTCGAGAATGATGAAACAAGGCATCACAATGATTAATGGGCTACAGCATATCGCGGTAGAGCAAACGATCTTGTCCATCGGAAACCTTGCACCTGCTGTGATTAGAAAGATTAATATTATGAAAACGGGCAAATTTAAAGTGCAGTGGGATAATAGCTTGGTCAATGCAATGACGCTAGATACAGATTCGCTGAGCATGATGCTGTATAATGAAACGTTAGACAAGTTCGTGGCTATACATAATGTGGGAAATCGCGTAGAGAAGTACGCACATTTTAGTGTTCCAACAGAATGGAAAAGTGGGAAGGTATACTTCTGGAGTATGTGGAAGGCTGCTGATGGAAGTATGCATAGCACAAGCTGTTTTCACGGGATGATAGAGCTTATTGAGGAGCAGGTAACAGAGAACGGGAAAGAGGTAGCAGGGAATGGGAAACAGGTAGCAGGGAACGAGAATCAGGGAAAAAGGAATACAAAACAAGAAATAACAGAGGTATTACCTCTAGAACAAGTACAAAGAATAGCATTAAAACAGTGCCTAGAAGAGGTGGCTTCTACTTCCAATACAGAAATAACTACCGAATCTGTTGTACCTGCTATTAAAGAAGGGGAAACTACCCCGCCTGTTATGCACCCCTTCAAAGAAGGGGAACTAAAGAAGTGGATGCCGCCAGGGTATACCCGCCGTGTAACAAAGCGAATCTTAAAAGGGGAGGCTGAGGTAGATAATAGTACTAAGAGTAGCAAGAAACAGCGTTTGTCTAAACCTAGTGGAATAATTGAGGGAGCATGTTCTGTCTTAGACGTTCCAAAGATCAGTGAGGAATTGAACGAGTGA
- a CDS encoding helicase HerA-like domain-containing protein, producing the protein MNTEDFSSLFSNGYTFKGDFITIGAAKLEGEILANHFINIPLKTINRHGLIAGATGTGKTKTIQVLSEQLSAKGIPVLMMDIKGDFSGIAQKGSENDFIKERHSKMNLPFLPEEFPVELLSISQQNGVRLRATITEFGPILFSRILDLNDTQAGIVSLIFKYCDDKKLPLLDLKDFKKTLQYLTNEGKDEIESEYGRISAASTGAIIRKIIELEQQGADIFFAEPSFDIADLMRVNDKGYGYVNILRLTDIQDKPKLFSTFMLNLLAQVYSQMPEQGDSGQPELVIFIDEAHLIFNEASKTLLNQIETIVKLIRSKGIGIYFITQNPTDIPNGVLAQLGLKIQHALRAFTEKDRKAIKTASENFPSTDFYKTNEVITSMGTGEALVTALNEKGIPTPLAICTMRAPASRMDILSNNEIDNIINNSSLAKKYNEYFDRESAYEILTAKLEAAQQEEQKAKESTSSSKTANPPKMQQGNNEVTKSILKVVTSATFIRGAFGILNKIFSGSSNTKGKRK; encoded by the coding sequence ATGAATACAGAAGATTTTAGCTCTCTATTTTCCAATGGATACACCTTTAAGGGAGATTTTATTACCATAGGCGCCGCTAAATTAGAAGGTGAGATACTAGCAAACCACTTTATCAATATTCCTTTAAAAACCATTAATAGACACGGACTTATAGCTGGTGCAACGGGTACAGGTAAAACTAAAACCATACAAGTTCTTTCTGAACAACTATCTGCTAAAGGGATACCTGTACTGATGATGGACATAAAAGGGGATTTTAGTGGTATAGCACAAAAAGGTAGTGAGAATGATTTTATAAAAGAACGACATTCTAAAATGAATCTTCCTTTCCTTCCAGAAGAATTCCCTGTAGAATTATTATCGATTTCGCAACAAAATGGAGTTAGACTAAGAGCTACAATAACTGAATTTGGACCTATCTTATTCAGTAGAATTTTAGATCTAAATGACACACAAGCGGGAATAGTATCATTAATATTCAAATATTGTGATGATAAAAAACTCCCATTACTTGATTTAAAAGACTTTAAAAAGACTCTTCAGTACTTAACTAATGAGGGAAAAGATGAAATAGAAAGTGAATATGGTCGCATTTCTGCTGCATCTACAGGTGCAATTATTAGAAAAATAATAGAACTAGAACAACAAGGTGCAGATATTTTCTTTGCAGAACCATCTTTTGACATAGCTGACCTTATGCGTGTAAATGATAAAGGATATGGTTATGTCAATATTCTTCGCCTGACTGATATACAAGATAAACCTAAGTTGTTCTCTACTTTTATGCTGAATCTTTTAGCACAAGTCTATTCTCAAATGCCTGAGCAAGGTGATAGCGGACAGCCAGAACTTGTTATTTTCATTGACGAAGCCCACTTAATATTTAATGAAGCGAGCAAAACATTACTGAATCAAATCGAAACTATCGTTAAATTAATTCGTTCTAAAGGAATTGGAATTTATTTCATAACCCAGAATCCAACCGATATACCTAATGGTGTACTTGCACAACTTGGTCTTAAGATTCAACATGCACTGCGAGCATTCACTGAGAAGGATAGAAAAGCCATCAAGACTGCTTCAGAGAATTTCCCTTCAACAGACTTCTATAAAACAAACGAGGTTATTACTTCAATGGGAACTGGAGAAGCATTAGTTACTGCTTTAAATGAAAAAGGCATACCTACTCCCTTGGCAATATGTACCATGAGAGCTCCAGCTAGTAGAATGGATATCTTATCGAATAATGAGATTGATAATATTATAAACAATTCCTCTTTAGCTAAAAAATACAATGAATACTTTGACAGAGAAAGTGCTTACGAAATCCTAACTGCTAAACTAGAAGCGGCACAACAAGAAGAACAAAAAGCGAAAGAAAGCACTTCTTCTTCTAAAACAGCTAATCCTCCTAAAATGCAACAAGGAAATAACGAAGTAACAAAGAGCATATTAAAAGTAGTCACAAGTGCTACCTTTATTAGAGGAGCTTTTGGAATACTAAATAAGATATTCTCCGGAAGTAGCAATACCAAAGGCAAACGCAAATAA
- a CDS encoding MotA/TolQ/ExbB proton channel family protein: MTNVSNESVEKKGSGSSASRVIASLAVVFCIIFGYIIWKFVMGNPANFENGDPDAHPLPGNFLGMVYKGGIVVAALIGLLTMTVVFSIERFFVITKASGKGNVSKFVQDIQVSINAGKINEAMEACDAQQGSVANVVKAGLVKYEEMKKEGFDSEAATEAIQKEIEEATTLEMPMLERNMIVLATLVSIGTLVGLLGTVTGMIKAFSALATAGTPDSTALSASISEALTCTATGIGTSTLAIVMYNTFTTKIDRLTYSIDEAGFAITQSYRRFKGLVK, from the coding sequence ATGACAAACGTATCAAACGAATCAGTTGAGAAAAAAGGATCTGGCTCAAGCGCAAGCAGAGTAATTGCATCATTAGCGGTAGTATTTTGTATTATATTTGGATACATTATTTGGAAGTTTGTAATGGGTAATCCTGCTAACTTCGAAAACGGAGATCCAGATGCACACCCACTACCAGGGAACTTTTTAGGTATGGTGTATAAAGGAGGAATTGTAGTAGCAGCGTTAATTGGATTATTGACAATGACTGTTGTTTTCTCAATTGAGAGATTCTTTGTAATTACTAAAGCTTCAGGAAAAGGAAACGTAAGTAAATTCGTTCAAGATATCCAAGTAAGCATCAACGCTGGGAAAATCAACGAAGCAATGGAAGCATGTGACGCTCAACAAGGGTCAGTAGCTAACGTAGTGAAAGCTGGTTTAGTTAAGTATGAGGAAATGAAAAAAGAAGGTTTTGATAGCGAAGCTGCTACTGAAGCTATTCAAAAAGAAATCGAAGAGGCTACTACATTAGAGATGCCAATGTTAGAAAGAAACATGATCGTATTAGCGACATTAGTATCTATCGGTACATTAGTAGGATTATTAGGTACAGTAACAGGGATGATTAAAGCGTTCTCTGCATTAGCTACAGCTGGTACTCCAGACTCAACAGCGTTATCTGCAAGTATCTCTGAAGCATTAACTTGTACTGCTACAGGTATTGGTACTTCTACATTAGCTATTGTTATGTATAATACATTTACAACTAAAATTGATAGATTAACTTATTCAATTGACGAAGCTGGTTTTGCTATTACTCAATCTTACAGAAGATTCAAAGGATTAGTAAAATAA
- a CDS encoding ExbD/TolR family protein codes for MAKGKMKKSSMRVDMTAMCDVSFLLLTFFVLTSTAKMPEPLPVDTPSSTVQTKLPEVNLATVTIGGKEGEEKVFFGVLGKVDRIATLEKMGERYNIEFNDEEKRIFSFLEGVGTPIQELKSFLNLPPDVRNKVSSSQPGIPMDSVNNQLKDWVQTSRVVAKDLNNKVLEVAIKADATMSYPKVKKVMDIMQEQRLNKFYLVTGLRNEDF; via the coding sequence ATGGCAAAAGGTAAAATGAAAAAGAGTAGTATGAGAGTGGATATGACCGCAATGTGTGACGTGTCATTCCTACTTTTGACTTTCTTCGTATTGACTTCTACTGCTAAAATGCCAGAACCATTACCTGTTGATACTCCATCATCTACTGTACAGACTAAGTTGCCTGAGGTAAATTTAGCAACAGTTACAATCGGTGGTAAAGAAGGAGAAGAAAAGGTTTTCTTTGGGGTTTTAGGAAAAGTAGACCGTATCGCAACTCTTGAAAAAATGGGAGAGCGCTACAATATAGAATTTAATGATGAAGAGAAAAGAATTTTTTCATTCTTAGAAGGTGTTGGTACACCGATACAAGAGTTAAAAAGCTTTTTAAATCTTCCGCCAGATGTTAGAAATAAAGTTAGTTCATCTCAACCTGGGATCCCTATGGATTCAGTTAACAATCAATTAAAAGATTGGGTTCAAACTTCTCGTGTAGTAGCGAAAGATTTGAATAACAAAGTTTTAGAGGTTGCTATTAAAGCAGATGCTACAATGTCTTATCCAAAAGTTAAGAAAGTTATGGATATCATGCAAGAGCAACGTCTAAACAAATTTTACTTGGTAACAGGTCTAAGAAATGAAGATTTTTAA
- a CDS encoding ExbD/TolR family protein, with protein MAELNTGGGDEKGKKVRSKKQNAGVDLTAMVDLAFLLITFFMLTTSMNKPQSMNLAMPDKSDDAKDKDDKTKVDENRTMTVLLGADDKVKWYMGMPQQPLDGPNDSSYGQNGIRKVIMEKSKKALAYSQDAEKGLIVIIKASEGANYRNLVDILDEMAITGTKTYAIVDISVEDLGILGEK; from the coding sequence ATGGCTGAATTAAATACAGGTGGAGGAGACGAAAAAGGTAAAAAAGTAAGAAGTAAAAAACAAAACGCTGGAGTAGATTTAACTGCGATGGTGGATTTAGCTTTCTTATTGATTACTTTCTTCATGTTGACTACATCAATGAATAAGCCGCAGTCGATGAACTTAGCGATGCCAGATAAGTCTGATGACGCAAAGGACAAAGATGACAAAACTAAAGTGGACGAGAATCGTACGATGACTGTTCTTTTAGGAGCGGATGATAAAGTGAAATGGTATATGGGGATGCCTCAACAACCATTAGATGGACCGAACGATAGTTCTTACGGTCAAAATGGAATAAGAAAAGTAATCATGGAAAAATCCAAAAAAGCTTTAGCTTATTCTCAAGATGCAGAAAAAGGATTAATTGTTATTATTAAAGCTAGTGAAGGTGCTAATTACCGTAACTTAGTAGATATTCTTGATGAAATGGCAATCACAGGTACTAAAACCTATGCTATTGTAGATATCTCAGTTGAGGATTTAGGAATCTTAGGTGAGAAATAG
- a CDS encoding energy transducer TonB produces MSKLNIFKKDWIDIVFEGRNKSYGAYQLRSENPKVTTIALFAGIAVFGLALASPIIIRWAEGTLGITKVDKLDVPIEVIDVELPALPEELPPPEEELPPPPPPVEEAKSVNDTKKFVEPEVAKKDEVKEEIAKQDDFKDADPGVKDAKGDKDKGEIKTGEGTGKADKGDPKPEVTGDGDPNKVFVAVQVKAEYPGGMGAFNKQFISRFRTPDIDSGVKRIQVIVQFIVEIDGSLTDIKVARDPGYGAGKEAVRVLNSMPKWKPAIQNNRSVRSQFTLPITIQVQ; encoded by the coding sequence ATGTCAAAGTTAAATATCTTTAAAAAAGATTGGATTGATATTGTTTTCGAAGGACGTAACAAATCTTACGGAGCTTATCAATTAAGATCTGAAAATCCTAAAGTTACTACAATTGCATTATTTGCAGGTATAGCAGTTTTTGGATTAGCATTAGCATCGCCTATTATTATCAGATGGGCAGAAGGTACTTTAGGTATAACGAAAGTTGATAAATTAGATGTTCCAATCGAGGTTATCGATGTAGAATTACCTGCTTTACCTGAAGAATTACCTCCACCAGAGGAGGAGTTACCTCCACCTCCACCACCAGTAGAGGAAGCGAAGAGTGTGAATGACACTAAAAAATTCGTGGAACCTGAAGTGGCTAAAAAGGATGAGGTAAAAGAAGAAATTGCAAAGCAAGATGACTTTAAGGATGCAGATCCTGGAGTGAAAGATGCTAAAGGTGATAAGGATAAAGGTGAAATAAAAACTGGTGAAGGTACAGGAAAAGCTGATAAAGGTGATCCTAAACCTGAGGTTACAGGTGATGGAGATCCTAATAAGGTATTCGTAGCTGTACAAGTTAAAGCTGAGTACCCAGGTGGTATGGGAGCTTTCAACAAACAGTTTATTAGCCGCTTTAGAACTCCAGATATTGATTCTGGTGTGAAAAGAATCCAAGTTATCGTGCAATTTATTGTTGAGATAGACGGTTCATTAACTGATATTAAAGTTGCTCGTGACCCTGGTTACGGTGCTGGTAAAGAGGCAGTACGTGTATTGAACTCGATGCCAAAATGGAAACCTGCTATTCAAAACAATAGAAGTGTTAGATCACAATTTACATTACCAATTACTATTCAAGTACAATAG
- a CDS encoding PstS family phosphate ABC transporter substrate-binding protein produces MIKRSFKVFSYVLAVTVLSSVFVECKKKEEPKVSQSEIDFTKIEETPVSGYTKILVDESIYPIANDVNTMYMYEYNRSKIDLLKMSTNEVLQLLLNDSIRVAILPRTLTESEVKRFEGRVTPKMTHFANDAVVFIANKTYTDSVVDYNQVLKNVVNSPSKDASQAFFVFDNANSNVVEVFKDVTKTKELSKDIAYYAGDSEAVVEYISKNPQAIGVIGQNWLTQPSEKIAKYLNSIKVLGVKNSDNGKFYKASQNSIAEGTYPLIRKLYVVDIQGKSGLGVGYASYIAGYKGQRIILKSGLLPFKVPPRELNVRDKI; encoded by the coding sequence ATGATAAAGAGAAGTTTTAAAGTATTTAGCTATGTTTTGGCTGTTACTGTTTTGTCAAGTGTTTTTGTGGAATGTAAAAAGAAAGAAGAACCAAAAGTTAGTCAAAGTGAAATAGACTTTACTAAAATAGAGGAGACTCCAGTTTCTGGCTATACCAAGATTTTAGTAGATGAATCTATTTATCCGATTGCGAACGATGTTAATACGATGTATATGTATGAGTATAATCGTAGTAAGATAGATCTTTTGAAAATGTCTACTAATGAGGTATTACAATTGTTGTTGAATGACTCTATTCGCGTGGCTATTTTACCACGTACCTTGACGGAAAGTGAAGTAAAGCGCTTCGAGGGAAGAGTTACGCCTAAAATGACTCATTTTGCAAATGATGCAGTTGTTTTTATAGCGAATAAGACTTATACAGATAGTGTAGTTGATTATAATCAGGTACTTAAAAATGTAGTGAATAGCCCGAGTAAGGATGCTAGTCAAGCTTTTTTTGTTTTTGATAATGCAAATTCTAATGTTGTTGAAGTCTTTAAGGATGTAACTAAAACAAAAGAATTATCTAAGGATATAGCATACTATGCTGGTGATTCAGAAGCTGTGGTTGAGTACATTAGCAAGAATCCGCAAGCTATTGGTGTAATAGGACAAAATTGGCTTACGCAGCCAAGCGAGAAAATCGCTAAATATCTAAATAGCATTAAGGTTCTTGGTGTTAAGAATTCAGATAACGGGAAGTTTTATAAAGCTTCTCAGAATAGCATAGCAGAAGGGACATATCCACTTATACGTAAATTGTATGTAGTAGATATTCAAGGTAAGTCTGGATTAGGTGTAGGGTATGCTTCATATATCGCTGGATATAAGGGACAGAGAATTATTTTGAAGTCTGGTTTGTTGCCCTTTAAAGTACCTCCAAGAGAACTTAACGTACGCGATAAAATTTAA
- a CDS encoding tetratricopeptide repeat protein, with the protein MNKRNLKSLLAIALISVSGFAQDLETAKKAIQDEQYDKAKAILKSLVESKPNDGINYYYLGDVLLQEEEVESARTYFEKGIGVKGKGFLNYIGLGQLALDDNNVNLAKENFDKALKSIRKKDYNEQLLVASAYLNSKHSQPKEAIAIAQAVITADYTNASAYNVLGKAYLADENFNEAFSAFRNAISYDETLLDAKLQLAIITKRGRGFAEAIKACEEILVVNPNYAPALREIADSYYLWSLSDAVKKDAYVSKADEYYQKYLVASGNSVESRMKYADFLLVTGDYIKLEKEATSLSKEEGVNNRINRYLGYAGYHNANYTVAIEGLEKYLTKAKKVIGRDHLYLGLSYLNTAKDNNGHYAKGVEQLQKAVKVEPAVAEEFHSIGLDLSKKGNLKEAIDVFSVSADIKSQSNYTYDNYYAAYCYYLLGRDDESGNNEGVLNQADKYFERAIQADSKLAEAYFFKARANRLQKGDDAYKKMFDSYNSYVRVIGDAGDLGKTENKDRLVEAYTSIATYHANKQENNEAIVMFNKVLELDSQNEFAKSTLKALEK; encoded by the coding sequence ATGAATAAACGTAATCTAAAATCATTACTGGCTATAGCCTTGATTAGTGTAAGTGGTTTTGCACAAGATCTAGAAACAGCTAAGAAAGCTATACAGGATGAACAATATGATAAAGCAAAGGCTATTTTAAAGTCTTTAGTAGAGAGTAAGCCAAATGATGGTATAAACTATTATTATTTAGGTGATGTTTTATTACAGGAGGAAGAAGTAGAATCTGCACGTACTTATTTTGAGAAAGGTATTGGTGTAAAAGGTAAAGGCTTTCTTAATTACATTGGGCTAGGGCAGTTGGCTTTAGATGATAATAATGTAAACTTAGCTAAAGAGAACTTTGATAAAGCGTTAAAAAGTATTCGCAAAAAGGATTATAATGAACAGTTGTTAGTTGCTTCAGCATATCTAAATTCTAAGCACAGTCAACCTAAAGAAGCTATTGCAATAGCTCAAGCGGTTATCACAGCTGATTATACTAATGCTTCTGCTTATAATGTTTTGGGTAAAGCTTATTTAGCAGATGAGAATTTCAATGAGGCATTTTCTGCTTTCAGAAATGCTATTTCTTATGATGAAACGCTATTAGATGCAAAGCTTCAATTAGCTATTATAACTAAGCGAGGTAGAGGTTTTGCAGAAGCAATTAAAGCATGTGAAGAGATTCTAGTAGTCAATCCTAACTATGCTCCAGCGTTGAGAGAAATTGCAGATAGTTATTATTTATGGTCTCTTAGTGATGCAGTAAAAAAAGATGCTTATGTTAGTAAGGCTGATGAATATTATCAAAAATATTTAGTGGCTTCGGGTAATTCTGTAGAATCAAGAATGAAATATGCAGATTTTCTATTAGTGACTGGTGATTATATTAAGTTAGAGAAAGAAGCAACTTCTCTTAGTAAGGAGGAAGGAGTTAATAACAGAATTAATCGTTATTTAGGTTATGCAGGTTATCATAATGCTAATTATACTGTGGCAATTGAAGGCTTAGAAAAATATTTAACCAAAGCTAAAAAAGTTATTGGTAGAGATCATTTGTATTTAGGTTTAAGTTATTTGAATACAGCTAAAGATAATAATGGTCACTACGCAAAAGGAGTAGAGCAATTGCAAAAAGCTGTGAAAGTAGAACCTGCTGTAGCAGAAGAGTTTCATAGTATTGGATTAGATTTGTCTAAAAAAGGCAACCTTAAAGAGGCTATAGATGTATTCTCTGTTAGTGCAGATATCAAAAGTCAATCAAATTATACGTATGATAATTATTATGCAGCTTATTGTTATTATTTGCTAGGTAGAGATGATGAAAGTGGAAATAATGAAGGAGTTTTGAATCAAGCGGATAAATATTTCGAGAGAGCTATACAAGCAGATTCGAAATTAGCAGAGGCTTATTTCTTTAAAGCAAGAGCTAATCGTTTGCAAAAAGGAGATGACGCATATAAGAAAATGTTTGATTCATATAATAGTTATGTCAGAGTAATAGGTGATGCTGGGGATTTAGGAAAAACAGAGAATAAAGATAGATTAGTAGAAGCTTATACTTCTATTGCAACATATCACGCTAATAAGCAAGAAAATAATGAAGCAATAGTTATGTTTAATAAGGTGTTAGAGTTGGATTCTCAGAATGAGTTCGCAAAAAGTACTTTAAAAGCCTTAGAGAAATAA
- a CDS encoding 7-carboxy-7-deazaguanine synthase QueE, producing the protein MTKDYDKVALDEGRILPLMEEFYTIQGEGYYSGHAAYFIRLGGCDIGCHWCDVKESWDVELHPLTDVNEIVVRAKSDANLAVITGGEPLMYNLDYITSELKKAGLQTNIETSGAYDLTGDFDWICLSPKKNKLPTQSVYDAANELKVVVYNRHDLVFAEEQAARVNKNALLLLQVEWSKREEMNPLIVEYVKKNPQWKISVQTHKYLDIP; encoded by the coding sequence ATGACGAAAGATTACGATAAAGTAGCATTAGATGAAGGTAGAATATTACCACTTATGGAAGAATTTTATACTATCCAAGGAGAGGGGTATTATTCAGGTCATGCTGCTTATTTTATTAGATTAGGAGGCTGTGATATAGGATGTCACTGGTGCGATGTAAAAGAAAGCTGGGATGTTGAATTACATCCATTGACTGACGTGAATGAGATAGTGGTACGTGCTAAGTCAGATGCAAATTTAGCAGTTATAACAGGAGGTGAGCCATTAATGTATAATTTAGATTATATTACTTCAGAACTTAAAAAAGCAGGTCTCCAAACCAATATAGAGACATCAGGGGCTTATGATTTGACGGGTGATTTTGATTGGATTTGTCTTTCGCCTAAAAAGAATAAATTACCAACTCAAAGTGTATACGATGCAGCAAATGAGTTAAAGGTGGTAGTTTATAATAGACATGATTTAGTGTTTGCGGAAGAACAAGCAGCTCGTGTAAATAAAAATGCCTTATTATTACTGCAAGTAGAGTGGAGTAAAAGAGAAGAAATGAATCCTTTAATAGTAGAGTATGTAAAGAAAAATCCACAGTGGAAGATTTCTGTTCAAACACATAAATATTTGGATATTCCTTAA
- a CDS encoding DUF2059 domain-containing protein, with protein sequence MKKIIFAFAMMLVCQFSFAQDAFKNDTKRYMDLSGQMKTFEMLTKEIVANVEETKRPDFEKELKASMVVLVDKMAEMYMTEFTHDDVKKLIAFYESPIGKKLSDKSEILFEKGQKVGEEWSVGLQGLMMKYMQQ encoded by the coding sequence ATGAAAAAAATAATATTTGCTTTTGCAATGATGTTAGTATGTCAGTTTTCTTTTGCACAAGATGCTTTTAAAAACGACACTAAAAGATATATGGATTTAAGTGGTCAAATGAAAACTTTCGAAATGTTAACTAAAGAGATAGTAGCTAATGTTGAAGAAACTAAAAGACCAGATTTTGAAAAAGAATTAAAAGCAAGTATGGTTGTGCTAGTTGATAAAATGGCAGAAATGTATATGACTGAATTCACACACGATGATGTTAAGAAACTTATTGCATTTTATGAATCTCCAATAGGAAAGAAATTAAGTGATAAGAGTGAGATTCTTTTTGAGAAAGGACAGAAAGTAGGGGAAGAGTGGTCTGTAGGATTACAAGGTCTGATGATGAAATATATGCAGCAATAA